Proteins encoded within one genomic window of Streptomyces rubradiris:
- a CDS encoding aldo/keto reductase: MTNPTVFRIGGDLEVRRIGYGAMRLANAPHERSGMTAPIWTAPTDRADAVRLLRRAAELGVTLFDTADAYALGSNEELLAEALHPYRDGVVIATKAGVLRPSPTEWITHGHPAYLRQQAELSLRRLRTDRIDLFQLHRIDPDYPLADQIGALKQLQEEGKVRHIGLSEVSVAELTAASAIAPIASVQNVYNLATRGHDPVIDHTAEAGIAFLPYFPVAMGAHAADGGPLAAVAAELGATRAQTALAWLLHRAPNIVPIPGTSSPAHLAENVAALGLTLTEEQFERIDAGG, translated from the coding sequence ATGACGAACCCGACTGTATTCCGCATCGGTGGCGACCTGGAGGTCCGGCGGATCGGCTACGGCGCGATGCGCCTGGCGAACGCCCCGCACGAGCGGTCCGGCATGACCGCGCCCATCTGGACCGCCCCCACCGACCGCGCCGACGCCGTACGGCTGCTGCGCCGGGCCGCCGAGCTGGGCGTGACCCTGTTCGACACCGCCGACGCCTACGCGCTGGGCTCCAACGAGGAGTTGCTGGCCGAGGCGCTGCACCCCTACCGCGACGGCGTCGTGATCGCCACCAAGGCGGGTGTGCTGCGGCCCAGCCCGACGGAGTGGATCACCCACGGGCACCCGGCGTACCTGCGACAGCAGGCCGAGCTGAGCCTGCGCCGACTGCGCACCGACCGCATCGACCTGTTCCAGCTGCACCGCATCGACCCGGACTATCCGCTCGCGGACCAGATCGGCGCCCTCAAGCAGCTCCAGGAGGAGGGCAAGGTACGGCACATCGGGCTGTCGGAGGTCTCGGTGGCGGAGCTGACCGCCGCCTCGGCCATCGCGCCGATCGCCAGTGTGCAGAACGTGTACAACCTGGCCACCCGCGGCCATGACCCGGTGATCGACCACACCGCCGAGGCCGGCATCGCCTTCCTGCCGTACTTCCCGGTCGCCATGGGCGCGCACGCGGCCGACGGCGGGCCGCTCGCCGCCGTCGCCGCGGAACTCGGCGCGACCCGCGCGCAGACCGCCCTGGCCTGGCTGCTGCACCGCGCGCCGAACATCGTCCCGATCCCCGGCACCTCCTCCCCCGCGCACCTGGCGGAGAACGTCGCCGCGCTCGGGCTCACCCTCACCGAGGAGCAGTTCGAGCGGATCGACGCGGGCGGGTGA
- a CDS encoding glutamate synthase subunit beta: protein MADPKGFLNHGREVAETRPVAERVKDWNEVYVPGSLLPIISKQASRCMDCGIPFCHNGCPLGNLIPEWNDYAYREDWAAASERLHATNNFPEFTGRLCPAPCESACVLGINQAPVTIKNVEVSIIDKAWETGDVAPQIPERLSGKTVAVIGSGPAGLAAAQQLTRAGHTVAVYERADRVGGLLRYGIPEFKMEKRHINRRIEQMRAEGTRFRTGVEIGRDIKATDLKKRYDAIVIAAGATTARDLPVPGRELKGVYQAMEYLPLANKVQEGDYVVPPVSAEGKHVVVIGGGDTGADCVGTAHRQGAASVTQLEIMPRPNDERNPVAQPWPTFPMLYKVTSAHEEGGERVYSVSTTHFEGDEDGNVQWLHLTEVEFIDGRLTPKPGTERKIPAQLVTLAMGFTGTDRENGLVEQFGLDLDERGNIARDADFQTNVPGVFVAGDAGRGQSLIVWAIAEGRSAARGVDRYLTGASDLPAPIRPTDRALAV, encoded by the coding sequence ATGGCTGACCCGAAGGGCTTCCTGAACCACGGCCGTGAGGTCGCCGAGACCCGCCCCGTCGCCGAGCGGGTCAAGGACTGGAACGAGGTCTACGTCCCCGGCTCCCTGCTGCCGATCATCAGCAAGCAGGCCAGCCGCTGCATGGACTGCGGCATCCCGTTCTGCCACAACGGCTGTCCGCTGGGGAACCTGATCCCCGAGTGGAACGACTACGCCTACCGCGAGGACTGGGCCGCCGCCTCCGAGCGGCTGCACGCCACCAACAACTTCCCGGAGTTCACCGGCCGGCTCTGCCCGGCCCCGTGCGAGTCGGCCTGCGTGCTGGGCATCAACCAGGCGCCGGTCACCATCAAGAACGTCGAGGTCTCGATCATCGACAAGGCGTGGGAGACCGGGGACGTCGCCCCGCAGATCCCCGAGCGCCTGTCCGGCAAGACCGTCGCGGTCATCGGCTCGGGCCCGGCGGGGCTCGCCGCCGCCCAGCAGCTGACCCGGGCCGGCCACACGGTCGCCGTCTACGAGCGCGCGGACCGCGTCGGGGGCCTCCTGCGGTACGGCATCCCCGAGTTCAAGATGGAGAAGCGGCACATCAACCGCCGTATCGAGCAGATGCGCGCGGAGGGCACCCGGTTCCGCACCGGCGTGGAGATCGGCCGCGACATCAAGGCGACCGACCTGAAGAAGCGCTACGACGCGATCGTGATCGCCGCCGGTGCCACGACCGCCCGCGACCTTCCCGTCCCCGGCCGGGAGCTGAAGGGCGTCTACCAGGCCATGGAGTACCTGCCCCTGGCCAACAAGGTGCAGGAGGGCGACTACGTGGTGCCGCCCGTCTCCGCCGAGGGCAAGCACGTCGTCGTCATCGGCGGCGGCGACACCGGCGCGGACTGCGTCGGCACCGCCCACCGGCAGGGCGCGGCCTCCGTCACCCAGCTGGAGATCATGCCCCGCCCGAACGACGAGCGGAACCCGGTCGCCCAGCCCTGGCCGACCTTCCCGATGCTCTACAAGGTCACCTCGGCCCACGAGGAGGGCGGCGAGCGGGTCTACTCCGTCTCCACCACCCACTTCGAGGGCGACGAGGACGGCAACGTCCAGTGGCTGCATCTCACCGAGGTGGAGTTCATCGACGGCAGGCTGACCCCGAAGCCGGGCACCGAGCGGAAGATCCCGGCCCAGCTGGTGACCCTCGCCATGGGCTTCACCGGCACCGACCGGGAGAACGGCCTGGTCGAGCAGTTTGGTCTAGACCTCGACGAACGGGGTAACATCGCCCGCGACGCCGACTTCCAGACCAACGTGCCGGGTGTGTTCGTCGCCGGTGACGCCGGCCGCGGCCAGTCCCTCATCGTCTGGGCGATCGCGGAGGGCCGCTCGGCCGCCCGCGGAGTCGACCGCTACCTGACCGGGGCCAGCGACCTGCCGGCCCCGATCCGCCCGACGGACCGCGCCCTGGCGGTCTGA
- the gltB gene encoding glutamate synthase large subunit, protein MYDPRNEHDACGVGFVATLTGEASHTLVEQALTVLRNLEHRGATGSEPDSGDGAGILSQVPDAFLRDVAGFDLPAAGSYAVGIAFLPEEGTEDAVSRIETIAAEEGLTVLGWRAVPVAPELLGATARSTMPVFRQIFVTDRASEGIVLDRKAFVLRKRAEREAGVYFPSLSARTIVYKGMLTTGQLEPFFPDLSDRRFASAIALVHSRFSTNTFPSWPLAHPYRFIAHNGEINTVKGNRNWMVARESQLASDLFGPQEKLDRLFPVCTPDASDSASFDEVLELLHLGGRSLPHSVLMMIPEAWENHVSMDPARRAFYQYHSTMMEPWDGPACVTFTDGTQVGAVLDRNGLRPGRYWVTDDGLVVLGSEVGVLDIDPAKVVRKGRLQPGRMFLVDTAEHRIIEDDEIKASLAAEKPYAEWLEAGEIELGDLPEREHIVHTHASVTRRQQTFGYTEEELRVILAPMARTAAEPIGSMGTDSPIAALSERPRLLFDYFTQLFAQVTNPPLDAIREELVTSLRSPLGPQGNLLEPTAASCRSVVLPFPVIDNDELAKLIHINADGDMPGFKAATLSGLYRVSGGGDALAARIEEICAEADAAIDNGARLIVLSDRHSDAEHAPIPSLLLTAAVHHHLIRTKQRTHVGLLVEAGDVREVHHVALLIGYGAAAVNPYLAMESVEDLLRAGTFLNGIEPEQAIKNLIYALGKGVLKVMSKMGISTVASYRGAQVFEAVGLDEGFVAKYFNGTATKIGGVGIDVIAQEVAARHAKAYPASGIAPAHRALEIGGEYQWRREGEPHLFDPETVFRLQHSTRTGRYDIFKKYTSRVNEQSERLMTLRGLFGFKSDRKPIPLDEVEPASEIVKRFSTGAMSYGSISKEAHETLAIAMNQLGGKSNTGEGGEDPERLYDPARRSAIKQVASGRFGVTSEYLVNADDIQIKMAQGAKPGEGGQLPGHKVYPWVARTRHSTPGVGLISPPPHHDIYSIEDLAQLIHDLKNANPRARIHVKLVSEVGVGTVAAGVSKAHADVVLISGHDGGTGASPLTSLKHAGGPWELGLAETQQTLLLNGLRDRIVVQTDGQLKTGRDVVIAALLGAEEFGFATAPLVVSGCVMMRVCHLDTCPVGIATQNPVLRDRFAGKAEHVVNFFTFIAEEVRELLAELGFRSIEEAVGHAEVLDVERAVDHWKAQGLDLEPLFHVPELPEGAVRHQVAAQDHGLEKALDNELIKLAADALAANDATEAQPVRAQVAIRNINRTVGTMLGHEVTKKFGGAGLPDDTIDITFTGSAGQSFGAFLPRGVTLRLEGDANDYVGKGLSGGRIVVRPDRAADHLAEYSTIAGNTIAYGATGGELFLRGRTGERFCVRNSGALVVSEGVGDHGCEYMTGGHAVVLGPTGRNFAAGMSGGVAYVVDLDRDNVNAGNAGAIEALDEADKQWLHDVVRRHAEETGSTVAEKLLADWGTAVERFSKIIPSTYKAVLAAKDAAERAGLSETEVTEKMMEAASNG, encoded by the coding sequence ATGTACGACCCCCGCAACGAACACGACGCCTGCGGCGTCGGTTTCGTCGCCACCCTCACCGGCGAGGCCTCCCACACCCTGGTCGAGCAGGCGCTCACCGTCCTGCGCAACCTGGAGCACCGCGGCGCCACCGGCTCCGAGCCGGACTCCGGCGACGGCGCGGGCATCCTCTCCCAGGTGCCCGACGCCTTCCTCCGTGACGTGGCCGGATTCGACCTTCCCGCGGCCGGCTCCTATGCGGTAGGCATCGCCTTCCTGCCGGAGGAGGGGACCGAGGACGCCGTCTCACGTATCGAGACGATCGCCGCCGAGGAGGGCCTGACGGTCCTCGGCTGGCGCGCCGTCCCGGTCGCCCCGGAGCTGCTGGGCGCCACCGCCCGCTCCACCATGCCGGTGTTCCGGCAGATCTTCGTGACCGACAGGGCCAGCGAGGGCATCGTCCTGGACCGCAAGGCGTTCGTGCTGCGCAAGCGCGCCGAGCGCGAGGCCGGGGTCTACTTCCCCTCCCTGTCCGCCCGGACCATCGTCTACAAGGGCATGCTGACCACCGGCCAGCTCGAGCCCTTCTTCCCGGACCTGTCCGACCGCCGGTTCGCCTCCGCGATCGCGCTGGTGCACTCCCGGTTCTCCACCAACACCTTCCCGTCGTGGCCGCTGGCGCACCCGTACCGGTTCATCGCGCACAACGGTGAGATCAACACCGTCAAGGGCAACCGCAACTGGATGGTCGCCCGCGAGTCCCAGCTGGCCTCCGACCTGTTCGGCCCGCAGGAGAAGCTGGACCGCCTCTTCCCGGTCTGCACCCCGGACGCCTCCGACTCCGCCTCCTTCGACGAGGTGCTGGAGCTGCTGCACCTGGGCGGCCGTTCGCTGCCGCACTCCGTGCTGATGATGATCCCGGAGGCGTGGGAGAACCACGTCTCCATGGACCCGGCCCGGCGCGCCTTCTACCAGTACCACTCCACGATGATGGAGCCCTGGGACGGCCCCGCCTGCGTCACCTTCACCGACGGCACCCAGGTCGGTGCCGTGCTCGACCGCAACGGCCTGCGCCCCGGCCGCTACTGGGTCACCGACGACGGCCTCGTCGTCCTCGGCTCCGAGGTCGGCGTCCTGGACATCGACCCGGCCAAGGTCGTCCGCAAGGGCCGCCTCCAGCCCGGCCGGATGTTCCTCGTCGACACCGCCGAGCACCGCATCATCGAGGACGACGAGATCAAGGCGTCCCTCGCCGCCGAGAAGCCCTACGCCGAGTGGCTGGAGGCCGGCGAGATCGAGCTGGGCGACCTGCCCGAGCGCGAGCACATCGTGCACACCCACGCCTCGGTCACCCGCCGCCAGCAGACCTTCGGCTACACCGAGGAAGAGCTGCGCGTCATCCTCGCCCCGATGGCCCGCACCGCCGCCGAGCCGATCGGCTCCATGGGCACGGACTCCCCGATCGCGGCCCTGTCCGAGCGCCCGCGGCTGCTGTTCGACTACTTCACCCAGCTGTTCGCGCAGGTCACCAACCCGCCGCTGGACGCGATCCGCGAGGAGCTGGTCACCTCCCTGCGCAGCCCGCTCGGCCCGCAGGGCAACCTGCTGGAGCCGACCGCCGCCTCCTGCCGCTCCGTCGTGCTGCCCTTCCCGGTGATCGACAACGACGAGCTGGCCAAGCTCATCCACATCAACGCCGACGGCGACATGCCCGGCTTCAAGGCCGCCACGCTCTCCGGCCTGTACCGGGTCTCCGGCGGCGGTGACGCCCTCGCCGCGCGGATCGAGGAGATCTGCGCCGAGGCGGACGCCGCCATCGACAACGGCGCCCGGCTGATCGTCCTGTCCGACCGGCACTCCGACGCCGAGCACGCGCCGATCCCGTCGCTGCTGCTCACCGCGGCCGTCCACCACCACCTCATCCGCACCAAGCAGCGCACCCACGTGGGCCTGCTGGTGGAGGCCGGCGACGTCCGCGAGGTGCACCACGTCGCCCTGCTCATCGGCTACGGCGCCGCCGCCGTCAACCCCTACCTGGCCATGGAGTCGGTGGAGGACCTGCTGCGCGCGGGCACCTTCCTGAACGGCATCGAGCCCGAGCAGGCCATCAAGAACCTGATCTACGCCCTCGGCAAGGGCGTGCTGAAGGTCATGTCCAAGATGGGCATCTCCACCGTCGCCTCCTACCGCGGCGCCCAGGTCTTCGAGGCCGTCGGCCTGGACGAGGGCTTCGTGGCGAAGTACTTCAACGGCACCGCCACCAAGATCGGCGGCGTCGGTATCGACGTCATCGCCCAAGAGGTCGCCGCCCGCCACGCCAAGGCCTACCCGGCCTCCGGCATCGCCCCGGCGCACCGCGCGCTGGAGATCGGCGGCGAGTACCAGTGGCGCCGCGAGGGCGAACCGCACCTGTTCGACCCGGAGACGGTCTTCCGCCTCCAGCACTCCACGCGGACCGGCCGCTACGACATCTTCAAGAAGTACACCTCCCGGGTGAACGAGCAGTCCGAGCGCCTGATGACGCTGCGCGGCCTGTTCGGCTTCAAGTCCGACCGCAAGCCGATCCCGCTGGACGAGGTCGAGCCGGCGAGCGAGATCGTCAAGCGCTTCTCCACCGGCGCCATGTCGTACGGCTCCATCTCCAAGGAGGCGCACGAGACCCTCGCCATCGCCATGAACCAGCTCGGCGGCAAGTCCAACACCGGTGAGGGCGGCGAGGACCCGGAGCGCCTGTACGACCCCGCGCGGCGCAGCGCCATCAAGCAGGTCGCCTCCGGCCGCTTCGGCGTGACGAGCGAGTACCTGGTCAACGCGGACGACATCCAGATCAAGATGGCCCAGGGCGCCAAGCCCGGCGAGGGCGGCCAGCTGCCCGGCCACAAGGTCTACCCGTGGGTCGCCAGGACCCGTCACTCGACGCCGGGTGTGGGGCTCATCTCCCCGCCGCCGCACCACGACATCTACTCCATCGAGGACCTGGCCCAGCTGATCCACGACCTGAAGAACGCGAACCCGCGGGCGCGGATCCACGTGAAGCTGGTCTCCGAGGTCGGCGTCGGCACGGTCGCGGCCGGTGTGTCCAAGGCGCACGCGGACGTCGTGCTGATCTCCGGCCACGACGGCGGCACCGGCGCCTCCCCGCTCACCTCGCTGAAGCACGCGGGCGGCCCCTGGGAGCTGGGCCTGGCCGAGACCCAGCAGACCCTGCTGCTCAACGGCCTGCGCGACCGGATCGTCGTCCAGACCGACGGTCAGCTGAAGACCGGCCGGGACGTGGTCATCGCCGCGCTGCTCGGCGCCGAGGAGTTCGGTTTCGCGACCGCCCCGCTGGTCGTCTCCGGCTGCGTGATGATGCGCGTGTGCCACCTGGACACCTGTCCGGTCGGCATCGCCACCCAGAACCCGGTGTTGCGCGACCGCTTCGCCGGCAAGGCCGAGCACGTGGTGAACTTCTTCACGTTCATCGCCGAGGAGGTCCGCGAGCTGCTGGCCGAGCTGGGCTTCCGCTCCATCGAGGAGGCCGTCGGCCACGCCGAGGTGCTGGACGTCGAGCGCGCGGTGGACCACTGGAAGGCGCAGGGCCTGGACCTGGAGCCGCTGTTCCACGTGCCCGAGCTACCCGAGGGTGCCGTCCGCCACCAGGTGGCCGCCCAGGACCACGGCCTGGAGAAGGCCCTGGACAACGAGCTGATCAAGCTCGCCGCCGACGCCCTGGCCGCGAACGACGCGACCGAGGCCCAGCCGGTGCGCGCCCAGGTCGCCATCCGCAACATCAACCGCACGGTCGGCACCATGCTCGGCCACGAGGTGACGAAGAAGTTCGGCGGCGCGGGCCTGCCCGACGACACCATCGACATCACCTTCACCGGCTCCGCCGGCCAGTCCTTCGGCGCGTTCCTGCCGCGCGGCGTCACGCTGCGCCTGGAGGGCGACGCCAACGACTACGTCGGCAAGGGCCTGTCCGGCGGCCGGATCGTCGTCCGCCCGGACCGGGCCGCCGACCACCTCGCCGAGTACTCGACCATCGCGGGCAACACCATCGCCTACGGCGCCACCGGCGGCGAGCTGTTCCTGCGCGGCCGCACCGGCGAGCGGTTCTGCGTCCGCAACTCCGGCGCGCTGGTCGTCTCCGAGGGCGTGGGCGACCACGGCTGCGAGTACATGACCGGCGGTCACGCGGTCGTCCTCGGCCCGACCGGCCGCAACTTCGCGGCGGGCATGTCCGGCGGCGTCGCCTACGTCGTCGACCTCGACCGCGACAACGTCAACGCCGGCAACGCCGGCGCGATCGAGGCGCTGGACGAGGCGGACAAGCAGTGGCTGCACGACGTGGTGCGCCGGCACGCCGAGGAGACCGGCTCGACCGTCGCGGAGAAGCTGCTGGCCGACTGGGGCACGGCCGTGGAGCGCTTCAGCAAGATCATCCCCAGCACGTACAAGGCAGTGCTCGCCGCCAAGGACGCCGCCGAGCGAGCCGGTCTCTCCGAGACCGAGGTCACCGAGAAGATGATGGAGGCGGCGAGCAATGGCTGA
- a CDS encoding VIT1/CCC1 transporter family protein, giving the protein MAIIETEAALHEAHRDNHTHRDVNGGWLRPAVFGAMDGLVSNLALMTGVAGGSVSQHTIVITGLAGLAAGAFSMAAGEYTSVASQRELVEAELDVERRELRKHPQDEEAELAALYAARGVEPELARQVARQLSSDPEQALEIHAREELGIDPGDLPSPLVAAVSSFGSFALGALLPVLPYLLGATALWPAVLLALAGLFACGAVVAKVTARTWWFSGLRQLGLGGAAAGVTYALGSLFGTAVG; this is encoded by the coding sequence ATGGCCATCATCGAAACCGAGGCGGCGCTGCACGAAGCGCACCGTGACAACCACACCCACCGCGATGTCAACGGGGGATGGCTGCGGCCCGCGGTCTTCGGCGCCATGGACGGCCTGGTCTCCAACCTCGCCCTGATGACCGGCGTGGCCGGCGGCTCCGTGAGCCAGCACACCATTGTCATCACCGGTCTCGCCGGCCTCGCGGCCGGTGCCTTCTCCATGGCGGCCGGGGAGTACACCTCCGTCGCCTCCCAGCGCGAACTGGTCGAGGCGGAACTCGACGTCGAGCGCCGTGAGCTGCGCAAGCACCCGCAGGACGAGGAGGCGGAGCTGGCCGCGCTGTACGCGGCCCGCGGGGTGGAGCCGGAGCTGGCCCGGCAGGTCGCCCGGCAGCTGTCCAGCGATCCCGAGCAGGCCCTGGAGATCCACGCCCGTGAGGAGCTGGGCATCGACCCCGGCGACCTGCCCTCCCCGCTGGTCGCCGCCGTGTCGTCGTTCGGGTCGTTCGCCCTGGGCGCCCTGCTGCCCGTCCTGCCGTACCTGCTCGGCGCGACCGCGCTGTGGCCCGCCGTGCTGCTCGCCCTCGCCGGGCTCTTCGCCTGCGGTGCCGTGGTGGCCAAGGTGACCGCGCGGACCTGGTGGTTCAGCGGACTGCGGCAGCTCGGGCTGGGCGGTGCGGCGGCCGGTGTGACGTACGCCCTGGGCAGTCTGTTCGGAACGGCCGTAGGATAG
- a CDS encoding ADP-ribosylglycohydrolase family protein, with product MLRLTWVQPEDLLGHELRQARLDGREPKAVEARWRTAGGPDAPERTGASAHRVSRYLRLLAEDLLDELADLPGRFAEDEPTDLARIESLCPDWPSRTSATAPDPRALEAAWLGRAIGCLLGRPVGNLPLDGIRALAAAAGNRPLTGYFTARGVPEDLLAALPWDPRRATGCLAEDIDGMPAGDDLDHPLLNLLLLRRHGRHFGTDDVARIWLDELPPGRTTTAERVAYRNLLCGIEPPHTARHRNPFREWTGALARADVHGWTNPGDPAGAAGQAYRDAVLTHTANGVYAAMFTAAVIATAAWGTHDVHACLRAGRAVIPPRSRLAAAVDHAVRLARTTEDFEDLVDELHARYAATHHRAHAVPNTALIAAALTHADGDFAGSVCRAVSGGWATASAGATAGSVAGLLAGSPGALPERWRAPLKNRLASALAEFDGCGFDTLAHLTHLEAIRP from the coding sequence GTGCTCCGTCTGACCTGGGTCCAGCCGGAGGACCTGCTGGGTCACGAACTGCGCCAGGCCCGCCTGGACGGGCGCGAGCCGAAGGCGGTCGAGGCGCGCTGGCGGACGGCCGGCGGCCCCGACGCGCCGGAGCGGACCGGCGCCTCCGCGCACCGCGTCTCCCGCTACCTTCGCCTGCTGGCGGAGGACCTGCTGGACGAACTCGCCGACCTGCCCGGCCGCTTCGCCGAGGACGAGCCGACCGACCTGGCCCGCATCGAGTCCCTGTGCCCCGACTGGCCCTCCAGGACGTCCGCCACCGCACCGGACCCCCGCGCCCTGGAAGCCGCCTGGCTCGGCCGGGCCATCGGCTGCCTCCTCGGCAGACCCGTCGGAAACCTCCCCCTCGACGGCATCCGCGCCCTCGCCGCTGCGGCCGGAAACCGGCCCCTCACCGGCTACTTCACCGCCCGAGGCGTGCCCGAGGACCTCCTCGCCGCCCTCCCCTGGGACCCCCGCCGCGCCACCGGCTGCCTGGCCGAGGACATCGACGGCATGCCCGCGGGCGACGACCTCGACCACCCGCTCCTCAATCTGCTGCTGCTCCGGCGCCACGGACGGCACTTCGGCACCGACGACGTCGCCCGGATCTGGCTCGACGAGCTGCCGCCCGGCCGCACCACCACCGCCGAGCGCGTCGCCTACCGCAATCTGCTCTGCGGCATCGAGCCCCCGCACACCGCCCGCCACCGCAACCCGTTCCGCGAGTGGACGGGCGCGCTGGCCCGCGCCGACGTGCACGGCTGGACCAACCCCGGCGACCCGGCCGGCGCCGCCGGACAGGCGTACCGCGACGCGGTCCTCACCCACACCGCCAACGGCGTCTACGCGGCGATGTTCACCGCCGCCGTCATCGCCACCGCCGCCTGGGGCACCCACGACGTCCACGCCTGCCTGCGGGCCGGCCGGGCGGTGATCCCGCCCCGCTCCCGGCTGGCGGCGGCCGTCGACCACGCCGTCCGACTGGCCCGGACCACCGAGGACTTCGAGGACCTCGTGGACGAACTCCACGCCCGCTACGCCGCCACCCACCACCGGGCCCACGCCGTCCCCAACACCGCGCTGATCGCCGCCGCCCTCACCCACGCCGACGGCGACTTCGCCGGCTCCGTCTGCCGTGCCGTGTCCGGCGGCTGGGCCACCGCCTCCGCCGGCGCGACCGCGGGCAGCGTCGCCGGGCTCCTCGCCGGGTCCCCCGGCGCGCTGCCCGAACGCTGGCGGGCGCCGCTGAAGAACCGGCTCGCCAGCGCCCTCGCCGAGTTCGACGGCTGCGGCTTCGACACCCTCGCCCACCTCACGCACCTGGAGGCGATCCGCCCATGA
- the rbsK gene encoding ribokinase has translation MTHIAVLGSTNMDLVTYVDKAPRRGETVTGREFRTVPGGKGANQAIAAARAGATVSMIGAVGTDAYGARLRDTLEHSGVDTDFLRTVQGPSGTAHIVVDAEGGNAIVVIPGANGTVDHLSPGDEGVIATADALLLQLEIPLAAVVAGAQAARRHGVRTVLTPSPVQPLPSELLDAVDLLVPNEYEAVTLTGRTDPREAAAALLELVPEVVVTLGATGCLYLTRGAGPLVVPAPRVTAVDSTGAGDTFVGALAVARAEEKPVREALAWAAAAAAVSVQREGASASMPYRPEIEAQYGT, from the coding sequence ATGACCCACATCGCGGTCCTCGGCAGCACCAACATGGACCTGGTCACCTATGTCGACAAGGCGCCCCGGCGCGGGGAGACCGTGACGGGGCGGGAGTTCCGTACGGTGCCCGGCGGCAAGGGCGCCAACCAGGCGATCGCCGCGGCCCGGGCCGGCGCGACCGTCTCGATGATCGGCGCGGTCGGCACCGACGCCTACGGTGCGCGGCTGCGCGACACCCTCGAACACTCCGGCGTGGACACCGACTTCCTGCGCACGGTTCAGGGCCCGTCCGGCACCGCGCACATCGTGGTGGACGCCGAGGGCGGCAACGCGATCGTCGTCATCCCCGGCGCCAACGGCACCGTGGACCACCTCTCCCCCGGCGACGAGGGGGTGATCGCCACCGCCGACGCCCTGCTGCTGCAACTGGAGATCCCGCTCGCGGCGGTCGTCGCGGGCGCCCAGGCAGCCCGCCGGCACGGGGTCCGTACGGTCCTCACCCCGTCCCCGGTCCAGCCGCTGCCGTCCGAGTTGCTGGACGCCGTCGACCTGTTGGTGCCGAACGAGTACGAGGCGGTCACCCTCACCGGCCGCACCGACCCGCGCGAGGCGGCTGCGGCCCTGCTGGAACTGGTGCCGGAGGTGGTCGTCACCCTGGGCGCGACCGGCTGCCTGTATCTGACCCGGGGCGCCGGGCCGCTCGTGGTCCCCGCGCCCCGGGTGACCGCCGTCGACTCCACCGGCGCGGGCGACACCTTCGTCGGCGCGCTCGCGGTGGCCCGCGCCGAGGAGAAACCGGTACGCGAGGCCCTGGCCTGGGCGGCCGCCGCGGCGGCGGTCTCCGTCCAGCGGGAAGGGGCCTCGGCGTCGATGCCGTACCGTCCGGAGATCGAGGCGCAGTACGGCACGTGA
- the lgt gene encoding prolipoprotein diacylglyceryl transferase, translated as MNLAYIPSPSHGVLYLGPIPLRGYAICIIIGVFVAVWFGNKRWIARGGQSGTVADIAVWAVPFGLVGGRLYHVITDYELYFSEGRDWVDAFKVWEGGLGIWGAIALGALGAWIGARRRGIPMPAYADAVAPGIAFAQAIGRWGNWFNQELYGRETHVPWALHITSAEGGRVPGYYHPTFLYESLWCVGVGLLVIWADRRFKLGHGRAFALYVAAYCAGRGWIEYLRVDDAHHILGLRLNVWTALLVFLLAVAYIVVVGKQRPGREAVVEPALASGGPAGGTEAAAGGEAKDSGGTEAVDGAGETKTGDAEEPAGETPEDEAKPAKKV; from the coding sequence ATGAACCTTGCCTACATCCCCAGCCCGTCGCACGGGGTGCTGTACCTCGGCCCCATCCCGCTGCGCGGCTACGCCATCTGCATCATCATCGGCGTCTTCGTTGCCGTCTGGTTCGGCAACAAGCGCTGGATCGCCCGCGGCGGGCAGTCCGGCACGGTCGCCGACATCGCCGTCTGGGCCGTGCCGTTCGGCCTGGTCGGCGGCCGGCTCTACCACGTGATCACGGACTACGAGCTGTACTTCAGCGAGGGCCGTGACTGGGTGGACGCCTTCAAGGTGTGGGAGGGCGGCCTGGGCATCTGGGGCGCGATCGCGCTCGGCGCGCTCGGCGCCTGGATCGGCGCGCGGCGCCGGGGCATCCCGATGCCCGCGTACGCCGACGCCGTCGCGCCCGGCATCGCGTTCGCGCAGGCCATCGGCCGCTGGGGCAACTGGTTCAACCAGGAGCTGTACGGCCGGGAGACCCACGTCCCCTGGGCGCTGCACATCACCTCCGCCGAGGGCGGCCGGGTGCCGGGGTACTACCACCCGACGTTCCTCTACGAATCCCTGTGGTGCGTCGGCGTGGGTCTGCTGGTGATCTGGGCGGACCGCCGCTTCAAGCTGGGGCATGGCCGGGCGTTCGCCCTGTACGTCGCCGCGTACTGCGCGGGCCGCGGCTGGATCGAGTACCTGCGGGTGGACGACGCCCACCACATCCTGGGCCTGCGCCTCAACGTCTGGACCGCGCTGCTCGTCTTCCTGCTGGCGGTGGCGTACATCGTGGTGGTGGGCAAGCAGCGGCCGGGCCGGGAGGCCGTGGTCGAACCCGCGCTCGCCTCCGGCGGTCCGGCCGGGGGTACGGAGGCTGCCGCCGGCGGCGAGGCGAAGGATTCCGGGGGCACCGAGGCTGTCGACGGCGCCGGGGAGACGAAGACCGGGGACGCCGAGGAGCCGGCCGGGGAAACGCCGGAGGACGAGGCGAAGCCGGCGAAGAAGGTCTGA